The following coding sequences are from one Humulus lupulus chromosome X, drHumLupu1.1, whole genome shotgun sequence window:
- the LOC133804859 gene encoding protein CHROMATIN REMODELING 5-like, with the protein MSFSLELDLRSRFCLFSLQNAQHIHGPFLVVVPLSTLSNWAKEFRKWLPEMNIIVYVGTRASREVCQQYEFYNNKNVGRPIKFNALLTTYEVVLKDKAVLSKIKWCYLMVDEAHRLTNSEAQLYTTLSEFSTKNKLLITGTPLQNSVEELWALLHFLDPDKFRSKDDFVQNYKNLGSFNENELANLHTELRPHILRRVIKDVEKSLPPKIERILRVEMSPLQKQYYKWILERNFHDLNKGVRGNQVSLLNIVVELKKCCNHPFLFESADHGYGGDSRTNDSSKLERIILSSGKLLILDKLLVRLHDTKHRVLIFSQMVRMLDILAEYMSHRGFQFQRLDGSTKAELCQQVMDHFNAPGSDDFCFLLSTRAGGLGINLAIIDTVIIFDSDWNPQNDLQVSLK; encoded by the exons ATGAGTTTTTCTTTAGAGCTAGACTTGAGATCAAGGTTTTGTTTGTTCTCTTTACAAAATGCTCAACATATCCATGGGCCATTTCTTGTTGTTGTACCATTATCCACATTGTCAAACTGGGCAAAAGAATTTAGGAAGTGGCTACCTGAGATGAATATTATTGTATATGTTGGTACTCGTGCAAGTCGAGAG GTTTGTCAGCAGTATGAATTCTACAATAACAAAAATGTTGGCAGGCCAATAAAGTTTAATGCACTATTGACTACATATGAAGTAGTTCTGAAAGATAAAGCTGTCCTTTCAAAGATCAAGTGGTGCTATCTGATGGTTGATGAAGCACACAGGTTAACAAATAGTGAAGCACAGTTGTATACAACACTTTCG GAATTTAGCACCAAGAACAAGTTGTTGATTACTGGTACTCCATTACAGAACAGTGTGGAAGAGTTGTG GGCCCTGCTTCATTTCCTTGATCCAGATAAGTTCAGGAGTAAAGATGATTTTGTTCAGAATTACAAGAATCTTGGCTCTTTTAATGAGAATGAG CTTGCTAATCTTCATACGGAATTAAGACCTCACATTCTCCGAAGAGTTATTAAGGATGTAGAGAAATCTTTGCCTCCAAAAATTGAGCGAATTCTTAGGGTTGAGATGTCTCCACTTCAGAAACA GTACTATAAGTGGATATTGGAACGCAACTTCCATGACTTGAACAAAGGAGTTCGTGGGAATCAG GTTTCACTTTTAAATATTGTGGTTGAGTTGAAGAAGTGCTGCAATCACCCCTTCCTATTTGAGAGTGCAGACCATGGTTATGGTGGCGACTCAAGAACCAATGATAGCAGTAAACTTGAGAGAATTATTTTGAGCAGTGGGAAGTTACTTATACTCGATAAGCTGCTTGTTAGGTTGCATGACACAAAGCATCGTGTTTTAATTTTTTCCCAG ATGGTAAGAATGTTGGATATACTAGCAGAATATATGTCACATAGAGGGTTTCAATTTCAAAGGCTAGATGGCAGCACTAAGGCTGAACTGTGTCAGCAAGTAATGGATCATTTTAATGCACCTGGTAGTGATGATTTCTGCTTCCTTCTTTCAACTCGGGCAGGTGGCCTAGGTATCAACCTTGCAATAATAGATACAGTTATCATATTTGATTCGGACTGGAACCCTCAAAATGACCTACAGGTTTCATTGAAATGA